A genomic window from Chitinophaga pollutisoli includes:
- a CDS encoding pyridoxal phosphate-dependent aminotransferase: protein MQLAERLTRISVPQTIRMAKLSRELKARGIDIVDLSIGEPDFDTPEHIREAAKKAIDEGYTHYTPVAGYLDLKQAVAHKLQRDNGLEYTAEQIVVSTGAKQSIANAVLSIVNPGDEVIIPTPYWVTYSELVKLCQGVVKFVPCGIDNNYKITPQQLEAAITPQTKLFMFSSPCNPTGSVYSHDELKGLAEVFEKHPDIFIISDEIYEYINYVAPHTSIATFGSLKNRTIIINGLSKGFAMTGWRLGYLAAPLEIAKAADMVQSQFTSATCSITQRCAITALRGPLDTAQEMVKAFGERRAFIFDALKNIPGLHVNLPDGAFYMFPNVSGFFGKQYEGERIENADDLCMFLLHKANVSVVSGAAFEQPQCIRISYATSLDRIREGMKRMTEWLAKLQ, encoded by the coding sequence ATGCAACTAGCAGAAAGATTAACGCGGATCTCCGTTCCGCAAACCATCAGAATGGCCAAACTCAGCCGGGAACTGAAAGCCCGGGGCATTGACATTGTGGACCTCAGCATCGGGGAACCCGATTTCGATACGCCGGAACACATCCGCGAGGCCGCCAAAAAAGCCATCGATGAAGGGTATACCCACTATACCCCCGTAGCCGGATACCTCGACCTCAAACAGGCCGTGGCGCACAAGCTCCAGCGCGACAACGGGCTGGAATACACCGCCGAACAGATCGTCGTATCCACCGGCGCCAAGCAATCCATCGCCAACGCCGTGCTCTCCATCGTGAATCCCGGCGACGAAGTGATCATCCCCACGCCTTACTGGGTTACTTACTCCGAACTGGTGAAACTTTGCCAGGGCGTCGTGAAGTTCGTGCCCTGCGGCATCGATAACAATTACAAGATCACGCCGCAACAGCTGGAAGCCGCCATCACGCCGCAAACCAAACTGTTCATGTTCTCTTCCCCCTGCAACCCCACCGGTTCCGTGTATTCCCACGACGAACTGAAGGGCCTGGCGGAAGTATTCGAAAAACATCCGGACATCTTCATCATTTCGGATGAGATCTACGAATATATCAACTACGTGGCGCCGCACACCAGCATCGCTACTTTCGGCAGCCTGAAAAACCGCACTATCATCATCAACGGCCTCAGCAAAGGCTTCGCGATGACCGGCTGGCGCCTCGGCTACCTGGCCGCTCCGCTGGAAATTGCCAAAGCGGCAGACATGGTGCAGAGCCAGTTCACCTCCGCCACCTGCTCCATTACCCAACGCTGCGCCATCACGGCGCTCCGCGGACCGCTGGACACCGCGCAGGAAATGGTGAAAGCTTTCGGCGAACGCCGCGCCTTCATCTTCGACGCCCTGAAAAACATTCCGGGCCTCCATGTAAACCTTCCTGACGGAGCATTCTACATGTTCCCCAACGTGAGTGGCTTTTTCGGCAAGCAATATGAAGGCGAGCGCATCGAAAACGCCGACGACCTCTGCATGTTCCTGCTGCACAAAGCCAACGTGTCGGTCGTTTCCGGCGCGGCTTTCGAACAACCCCAGTGCATCCGCATCTCCTACGCCACCAGCCTCGACCGCATCCGGGAAGGCATGAAGCGTATGACCGAATGGCTGGCGAAACTGCAATGA
- a CDS encoding DUF1573 domain-containing protein — MKASFLAILAVSLAFGACNSPEGSKAPAASGSRAQDTSLGARPVISFEKQVHDFGKIVAGEVVEYSFKFKNTGSRDLLISRAEASCGCTIPEWPKAPIRPGDSAYIKVKFDSKGRPEGYTEKEIYIEANTEPSGNAGPRITAEIVAKK, encoded by the coding sequence ATGAAAGCTTCCTTCCTCGCCATCCTCGCCGTGTCCCTCGCTTTCGGCGCCTGCAACAGCCCTGAGGGCAGCAAGGCTCCGGCCGCCTCCGGCTCCCGGGCACAGGATACGTCCCTAGGCGCCCGCCCTGTAATCTCCTTCGAAAAGCAGGTGCACGACTTCGGGAAAATCGTAGCCGGCGAAGTCGTCGAATATTCCTTCAAATTCAAGAACACCGGCAGCCGCGACCTGCTCATCAGCCGCGCGGAAGCCTCCTGCGGATGCACCATCCCGGAATGGCCCAAAGCACCCATCCGCCCCGGTGATTCCGCTTACATCAAAGTGAAGTTCGACAGCAAAGGCCGTCCCGAAGGCTATACCGAAAAAGAAATCTACATCGAAGCCAACACCGAACCCTCCGGAAATGCCGGTCCGCGCATTACCGCCGAGATCGTGGCAAAGAAATAG
- the nusB gene encoding transcription antitermination factor NusB: protein MISRRNIRVKVMQTLYAMDTMEQETVKPGTAMSLLNEKLDQTCQVFTYLLYSMARVAQYAETEAQKRASKHLPSAEDLAVNTKVAGNDFVFQVLNDKGFLVNLDTWKLRRLEDPELTRKLYHQLTETETYKAYIAQPSRDRASEKQIVEFIFSEILEKSDHFIQHMEDSFLHWGDDADMMGILVGNYLSKPQLFNFLQLISREKLEYARDLLSTVLNKKDYCLELIRPKLQNWDPERIASVDMLLMEMGVCEFLYFPTIPTKVTINEYIDLAKAYSTPQSGQFVNGILDNILKDLLQANLVEKTDRNRK, encoded by the coding sequence ATGATCAGTAGAAGAAATATCCGGGTAAAAGTAATGCAAACGCTGTATGCCATGGACACCATGGAGCAGGAAACGGTGAAACCGGGCACTGCCATGAGTTTGCTAAATGAGAAACTGGACCAGACGTGTCAGGTTTTCACCTACCTCCTGTACTCTATGGCCAGAGTGGCCCAGTACGCGGAGACGGAAGCCCAGAAAAGGGCCTCCAAACATCTGCCCAGTGCGGAAGACCTTGCCGTGAACACCAAAGTGGCGGGGAACGACTTCGTTTTCCAGGTGCTGAACGATAAGGGGTTCCTCGTCAACCTCGACACCTGGAAGCTCCGGCGCCTCGAAGACCCCGAGCTCACCCGGAAACTCTACCATCAACTCACCGAAACGGAGACCTATAAAGCATACATCGCCCAACCCTCCCGCGACAGAGCCTCCGAAAAGCAAATCGTGGAATTCATCTTTTCCGAAATACTGGAGAAAAGCGACCACTTCATCCAGCACATGGAAGACAGCTTCCTTCACTGGGGCGACGATGCCGACATGATGGGCATCCTGGTAGGCAACTACCTCTCCAAGCCCCAGCTCTTCAACTTCCTCCAGCTCATCTCCCGCGAAAAACTGGAATATGCCCGCGACCTCCTCAGCACCGTCCTCAACAAAAAGGACTACTGCCTGGAGCTTATCCGGCCCAAACTCCAGAACTGGGACCCCGAGCGTATTGCCTCGGTAGACATGCTGCTGATGGAAATGGGCGTCTGTGAATTTCTCTATTTCCCCACCATTCCCACCAAGGTAACCATCAACGAGTACATCGACCTGGCCAAAGCCTACTCCACGCCGCAAAGCGGGCAGTTCGTCAACGGCATCCTCGATAATATCCTGAAAGATCTCCTCCAGGCCAACCTCGTGGAGAAAACGGACCGTAACCGTAAATAA
- the yajC gene encoding preprotein translocase subunit YajC, translating to MGSMGTLIFFGGMILVMWLFMIRPQTKKAKAQKTFIDNLREGDKVVSIAGIHGKVKKINDNGTLQVEVSPGTFFTMERSAISMEYTNAQNKAAETK from the coding sequence ATGGGCAGCATGGGCACCCTCATCTTCTTCGGTGGTATGATCCTCGTGATGTGGCTTTTCATGATCCGTCCGCAAACCAAAAAAGCCAAAGCACAAAAAACTTTCATCGACAACCTGCGCGAAGGCGACAAGGTGGTATCCATAGCCGGTATCCATGGCAAAGTGAAGAAAATCAACGATAACGGCACCCTGCAGGTAGAAGTGAGCCCCGGCACCTTCTTCACCATGGAGCGTTCCGCCATCAGCATGGAATACACCAACGCGCAGAACAAAGCTGCCGAAACGAAATAA
- the coaE gene encoding dephospho-CoA kinase (Dephospho-CoA kinase (CoaE) performs the final step in coenzyme A biosynthesis.) encodes MRIIGITGGIGSGKTTVAKIFALLGIPVFYADEAAKDIMVRDQELASRIRGHFGEAAYFPDGTLNRKFIADIVFADKEQLAILNSFVHPATIRDSEQWASRQNAPYVIKEAALMFETESFHHVDKVITVYAPEALRIRRVMQRDNTDRNAVIARMHKQLDEQIKRKLADYVIYNDEQQLVIPQVLELHKTFLAL; translated from the coding sequence ATGCGCATCATCGGAATCACCGGCGGCATCGGCTCCGGAAAAACTACCGTAGCGAAGATTTTCGCCCTCCTCGGCATCCCCGTCTTTTATGCCGACGAAGCCGCCAAAGACATCATGGTCCGCGACCAGGAGCTCGCTTCCCGCATCCGCGGCCACTTCGGTGAAGCCGCCTATTTCCCCGACGGCACGCTCAACCGCAAATTCATCGCCGATATCGTGTTTGCCGACAAAGAGCAGCTCGCCATCCTCAATTCCTTCGTCCATCCCGCCACCATCCGCGATTCCGAACAATGGGCCAGCCGCCAGAACGCCCCCTACGTGATCAAGGAAGCCGCGCTCATGTTCGAAACCGAATCGTTCCACCACGTCGATAAGGTGATCACTGTGTACGCACCTGAAGCCCTCCGCATCCGGCGCGTCATGCAGCGCGACAATACCGACCGCAACGCCGTCATCGCGCGCATGCACAAACAGCTCGACGAGCAGATCAAGCGGAAGCTGGCCGATTACGTCATTTACAATGATGAACAGCAGCTCGTGATCCCCCAGGTGCTGGAGCTTCATAAAACATTCCTGGCCTTGTAA